The Bacillales bacterium genome window below encodes:
- the tsaE gene encoding tRNA (adenosine(37)-N6)-threonylcarbamoyltransferase complex ATPase subunit type 1 TsaE: protein MHGYETNTHSENETFRLGERLAKRLKPGDLITLSGDLGAGKTTFTKGLAAGLGINRTVNSPTFTIIKEYEGRLPLYHMDVYRLEDGDEDLGFEEYFDGDGVTVVEWAERIADWLPEERLEVSIEHASGEDERRIAMIPAGPRYDALCKELNDENFGD from the coding sequence TTGCACGGTTATGAAACGAACACGCATTCAGAGAACGAAACCTTCCGGCTGGGCGAAAGGTTGGCGAAACGGCTCAAACCTGGAGACTTGATTACGTTGAGCGGGGATCTTGGCGCAGGGAAAACGACGTTTACGAAAGGGCTCGCTGCCGGTCTCGGGATCAATCGTACCGTGAACAGCCCAACTTTTACGATCATTAAAGAATATGAGGGGCGGTTGCCGCTTTATCATATGGACGTTTATCGCTTGGAAGACGGGGATGAAGATCTCGGATTCGAAGAATATTTTGACGGGGACGGGGTAACGGTCGTCGAATGGGCGGAACGGATTGCGGACTGGCTTCCCGAAGAGCGGCTCGAAGTCTCGATCGAACATGCTTCAGGCGAAGACGAAAGACGCATCGCGATGATCCCTGCCGGACCCCGGTACGATGCTTTGTGCAAGGAGTTGAACGATGAAAACTTTGGCGATTGA